Part of the Tolypothrix sp. PCC 7910 genome, TTAAAACACTTAATTGCAGTGGTTTGGATTAAAAAATGCTTGTTTGTGTCTACAAGAGATAACAAGCCATCCTATATATTATCACGTTTTTTGATAGCTTTGATCATAGTTTTTTTAGATTTTTGCATCATAAGTCAACTTACATTTTGGGTGATAGCTTTCAAAAGTACCAGCAAATCATGTTAAAAATGCCGCATTATTATCGACAAAAGTGTCCCACTGCTATGGTCAAAAGAAGTCATAGCAGGTTTATTTTGGCTTATCTTTCCCCCATAATTGCTACAGCACTGTGTTTATATACTACCAGTGCTACAAGGGCCCAACAGTTACCCTCAACGAATATTCCCACACCATCATTAACGCCACAGTCATCTCAAGCTTCCTTCTCTAGGGTAATCGCCTCTGGCAATCAAATATCGCTCAATGGTCGTACTTTATCAGGAGCTTGGTTGCAGCAACCAGGAAATGCCGATCAACTGACAACTCAATTGAGTGATGGCGTACTCAGGCAATTAATTGGCGTAGATTTATTGAGCAGCAACAATCCAGCTAGACAACCAATAAATTGGTTTTCGTCTAGTACAGCACCATTAATTTTAGGTGCTTGGTTGCAAAGAGGATATCGCTATTTAGATATTACTAATTTTGCTCAAACCGCAGGATGGCAGATGCAAGCTAATGGCAACATTTTAGTGATTTCTACACCTGCTGCAAATGTCACAGAAATATCACAAAATCAAGAAAGTTTTGGCGATCGCGTCATTATCAATTTAGACCGCCCAACTCCTTGGCAAATTACACAAGAATTACCAGCTAAAAGCCCACAAGACCCCGATACAGCAACAACGGCTAAAGCTCCTAAAATTCCCCATAGAATCTGGAAAATTACCATCGATGGCATTCCTGATCCAGCTTTAATTCAAAGGTATACTCCCTTACCGCCAGCACCCTTACCAGCACCAATACCAAATCTGCTCAAACAATTATTACCAACCCCTACACCAGAACCATTAATCAAGCAAGTAGAAGTAGCGAACAATCAAACAGTAATTAGTTTGAGCATTCCGTTTGGATTGTCTCCCCGAATTAATACTGTTGCTAATCCCAATCGCTTAATTATCGAAGTTCGACCCGATGCACTGGTAGAAAAAAATATTACTTGGGCTAGGGGATTGAACTGGCGGCAGCAGTTAGTTAATTTAGGCACAGAACGCTTTCCGGTGGTTTGGTTAGAAATTAATCCCCGTGCTTTTGGGCTAACGCTCAAACCTATTCGCAGTAATGTTAATGGGACAGTGGGAACTGCACCTTTACTTCAAATGGCACCTAAATTCTCAGCAGCAGCAGCAATTAATGGTGGTTATTTTAACCGCAATAATCGCTTACCTCTGGGTGCTATTCGCCAAAATGGTCAGTGGATATCAGGCCCGATATTAAACCGAGGTGCGATCGCGTGGAATGACTCGGGCGAATTTTATTTTGATCGCCTCACCTTACAGGAAACTTTAATTGGGCCTAATAATTTGCGATCGCCAATTCTGTTTCTTAATAGTGCCTATGTTCAGAGTGGTATTGCCCGTTATACCCCAACTTGGGGTCAAACCTACACTCCCCTCACAGATAACGAAATTATCTTAACTGTTCAGAAAGACCAAGTTACCAATCAATTACCAGGTGGTAAAGCTGGGCAAACTAACTTTCCTATTCCTCTAGATGGCTATCTTTTAACTTTACGAGGTAATGCAGTGAATACTGCTGCTCAATTACCTATTGGTAGCGCAGTTAGTATTACAAGTGGCACAGTTCCTAATGAAATTAGCCGTTATGCCAATATTATCGGTGCGGGGCCACTACTAATCAAAAACCGTCAAATTGTCCTCGATGCTAAAGGTGAAAAATTTAGTGATGCTTTTATTGCCGAAAAAGCAATTCGCAGTGGTATTTGCACAAATGCCACAGGTAATTTGATGATTGCTGCTGTACATAACCGTGCTGGCGGCCCTGGCCCCACCTTAGCGGAACACGCACGGCTAATGCAACTTCTAGGTTGTGTAGATGCACTCAATTTAGATGGAGGTAGTTCTACCAGTCTTTACTTAGGAGGACAATTAATTGATCGTTCTCCAAGTACCGCTGCACGTGTCCACAACGGCATAGGTATTTTCTTGGAACAAAAGTGATTTAGGGCATTGGGCATTGGGGATTGTTATTTATTATTTTTTATTTCTGCCAATTACCGATTACCAATTACCCAATCCCCAATTTCTTCATAAAGTTAAGAAAAAGCTGTCCATGTGTTTGATGAAGAATTGGTATAGACGCTGTAGTTTTAGTAGGAGTCTTTTACATCCTCAAGATTGCTTTTGTTATCGTTGGCAAGGTGCGACCTCGATTCTCGATTTTCGCAACTGCACGGTAACGCCAGAATTCTCATCAATGGTTCCTAAAGTACAGACGGTTTGTTATGTCTTTAAATGAGGTAACTATGGTTCAAATTTCAGAAACAACACAAACTAACACTCTGCCCTTACCTCCAGCGATAACTTCCAGAGGCGTTGCAGCAACTGAATTACGCCCTTGGGGTTCTTTTACAGTTTTAGAAGAAGGGCGGGGATACAAAATTAAACGTATCGAAGTTAAGCCTGGACACCGCCTTAGCTTGCAAATGCATCATCACCGCAGCGAACACTGGATTGTCGTTTCTGGTACTGCGAGAGTAGTTTGTGGTGAAAAAGAAGTTTTATTAAGCAATAATCAGTCTACCTATGTACCTCAATGTACAGCCCACCGCCTCGAAAATCCTGGCGTAATTCCCTTAGTGCTGATTGAAGTACAGAATGGTGAATACTTGGGTGAAGACGATATTATCCGCTATCAAGATGATTATGCCCGCACTGGCGATCAAAGCCGTTAAAATGCGATCGCTCATTTAGCCTTATTTTTGCCTTATAAGTTTTTTATACTCATCCCACCTTCTATTCGGTGGGATTTTTTATTATTTGGTGTTTGGTTATTTCCCCATCTTGCTCATCACCCTCACCCTAATCCCCAGCCCCTAATCCCCAATCCCCATTCTGTAATACTGTAAATATGGAGTTGGAAATTTTTAGACTAAATTCCATGATTCAATTGAGTCCAGCCGCTGCAAATGAAATTCAGCGATTAAAGTTAAAGCAGCCACAAAATGTTTTATTTCGTTTAGCAATTAAACCCGGCGGTTGTTCTGGGTGGTTTTATGATATGTCTTTTGATGAAACGGTAAAAGTTAGCGATCGCATTTTTGACTTGAATGGCATCCGGTTAGTTGTAGATGCCGAAAGTTTAAAATATATTGATGGATTAACAGTTGATTATTCAGAAGATCTGATGGGTGGTGGCTTTCGCTTTCAAAATCCCCAAGCTAACGCTATTTGTGGCTGTGGTAATTCTTTTGACCTTCATCAAGATTTATTGGTCAATAATCAGTAGTAAAAGCAACTATTCTTGAGCCACTGAACCAAATTCTCAATAATAATTGACATGAAACCTTGAAAAAAGTTATAATTAGGATTTGTTAAAACTTAGACACTAAGCAGCTAACGCGCTGTAACTCATGCCAACAATACAGCAGCTCATCCGTAATGAACGCGAACAAGCGCGTCAGAAAACCAAATCTCCGGCTCTGAAGCAATGTCCCCAACGTCGGGGTGTTTGTACCAGAGTATACACGACTACGCCTAAAAAGCCTAACTCAGCACTCCGGAAAGTGGCAAGAGTCAGGCTAACTTCTGGATTTGAAGTTACAGCTTACATTCCAGGCATTGGTCACAACTTGCAAGAACACTCTGTTGTGATGATTCGTGGCGGTCGGGTTAAAGACCTCCCTGGCGTGAGATACCACATCATCCGTGGCACGTTAGATACAGCAGGAGTCAAAGACCGTAAGCAAGGTCGTTCCAAATATGGAACTAAGCGTCCAAAAGAAGCGAAAAAATAGGAAATAGGCGGTTAATCGCATAAAATTTACGATTAATCGTCTAATTTTGATTAGCTCAGGGACGAAAAAAGTGGTATTTGCGATCGCAGCATTAGTTATAGTTCTTGTGTCTGTGTAAACAAATCAAGCTCCTGCACTAAGCGAGCAAGTGTAGGAAATTTTGAAGCAAATCGTATAAAGTGACAGCAACGCTTTAATCTAGATATTAAGGTTTATTAATGTTGTCGCCTTGTCTATCTGGTGGCAGGTAACAAGTAAAGTAAGTTTGCCTGGCTGCATCTGTAAAAGAAAAATAGAGGAAGTTTGAGCGGCGTTTCCTACCGCTTTTAGTTTCCGGTGTCTGATAGCATATAATTTCGTTGCCAAAACCGAATTAAGGGTGAAGTATGTCTCGTCGTGGTGTTAGTCAAAGGCGCCCAGTTCCGCCTGACTCAGTTTATAATAGCCGCCTAGTTAGCATGATGATGCGGCGAGTAATGCGTCATGGTAAAAAATCACTAGCTGCACGCATTGTTTATGATGCCTTAAAAACAATAGAGGAACGCACTGGTAATCCTGCGTTAGAAACCTTTGAAAGAGCGGTGCGTAATGCAACGCCTCTAGTAGAGGTAAAAGCTCGCCGAGTTGGCGGAGCGACTTACCAAGTACCAATGGAAGTGCGTTCAGAACGGGGTACTACCCTAGCGCTACGTTGGCTGGTACAATTTTC contains:
- a CDS encoding iron-sulfur cluster assembly accessory protein; translation: MIQLSPAAANEIQRLKLKQPQNVLFRLAIKPGGCSGWFYDMSFDETVKVSDRIFDLNGIRLVVDAESLKYIDGLTVDYSEDLMGGGFRFQNPQANAICGCGNSFDLHQDLLVNNQ
- a CDS encoding phosphodiester glycosidase family protein; protein product: MLKMPHYYRQKCPTAMVKRSHSRFILAYLSPIIATALCLYTTSATRAQQLPSTNIPTPSLTPQSSQASFSRVIASGNQISLNGRTLSGAWLQQPGNADQLTTQLSDGVLRQLIGVDLLSSNNPARQPINWFSSSTAPLILGAWLQRGYRYLDITNFAQTAGWQMQANGNILVISTPAANVTEISQNQESFGDRVIINLDRPTPWQITQELPAKSPQDPDTATTAKAPKIPHRIWKITIDGIPDPALIQRYTPLPPAPLPAPIPNLLKQLLPTPTPEPLIKQVEVANNQTVISLSIPFGLSPRINTVANPNRLIIEVRPDALVEKNITWARGLNWRQQLVNLGTERFPVVWLEINPRAFGLTLKPIRSNVNGTVGTAPLLQMAPKFSAAAAINGGYFNRNNRLPLGAIRQNGQWISGPILNRGAIAWNDSGEFYFDRLTLQETLIGPNNLRSPILFLNSAYVQSGIARYTPTWGQTYTPLTDNEIILTVQKDQVTNQLPGGKAGQTNFPIPLDGYLLTLRGNAVNTAAQLPIGSAVSITSGTVPNEISRYANIIGAGPLLIKNRQIVLDAKGEKFSDAFIAEKAIRSGICTNATGNLMIAAVHNRAGGPGPTLAEHARLMQLLGCVDALNLDGGSSTSLYLGGQLIDRSPSTAARVHNGIGIFLEQK
- a CDS encoding phosphomannose isomerase type II C-terminal cupin domain, whose product is MVQISETTQTNTLPLPPAITSRGVAATELRPWGSFTVLEEGRGYKIKRIEVKPGHRLSLQMHHHRSEHWIVVSGTARVVCGEKEVLLSNNQSTYVPQCTAHRLENPGVIPLVLIEVQNGEYLGEDDIIRYQDDYARTGDQSR
- the rpsG gene encoding 30S ribosomal protein S7; this translates as MSRRGVSQRRPVPPDSVYNSRLVSMMMRRVMRHGKKSLAARIVYDALKTIEERTGNPALETFERAVRNATPLVEVKARRVGGATYQVPMEVRSERGTTLALRWLVQFSRSRAGRTMAGKLANELMDAANETGNAIRKREETHRMAEANKAFAHYRY
- the rpsL gene encoding 30S ribosomal protein S12 — encoded protein: MPTIQQLIRNEREQARQKTKSPALKQCPQRRGVCTRVYTTTPKKPNSALRKVARVRLTSGFEVTAYIPGIGHNLQEHSVVMIRGGRVKDLPGVRYHIIRGTLDTAGVKDRKQGRSKYGTKRPKEAKK